In Limibacter armeniacum, a single window of DNA contains:
- a CDS encoding GNAT family N-acetyltransferase translates to MRKLTQATYDFIFAHFTDIQLMTFLGIPNTTELTKEKKKYEGGLSTHNRSFLNFLLIDKSTDKVIGSCGFHTWYIDHNRAEIGYALSDESAKNKGYMSEALQQIIAYGFEKMELHRIEAFVGPENAPSVKLVEKHGFTKEGHLKEHYLKNGKFEDSLVYALLKKDFNQ, encoded by the coding sequence TTGAGAAAACTAACACAAGCTACTTACGACTTCATCTTTGCGCACTTTACGGACATACAACTGATGACTTTTTTGGGCATTCCCAACACCACAGAGTTGACCAAAGAAAAGAAGAAGTATGAGGGAGGGTTAAGTACACACAACAGATCATTCCTAAACTTTTTACTGATAGACAAAAGCACCGATAAGGTGATAGGCTCCTGTGGATTCCACACTTGGTATATCGATCATAACAGGGCTGAAATTGGATATGCACTATCAGATGAAAGTGCCAAAAACAAAGGGTATATGTCTGAAGCCTTACAACAGATTATTGCCTATGGTTTTGAGAAGATGGAGCTACACAGAATTGAAGCTTTTGTAGGCCCTGAAAATGCCCCTTCAGTCAAACTTGTTGAAAAGCATGGCTTCACCAAAGAAGGACATCTCAAAGAGCATTATTTAAAAAATGGGAAATTTGAGGACTCTCTAGTCTACGCACTATTAAAGAAAGATTTCAATCAATAA
- a CDS encoding WD40/YVTN/BNR-like repeat-containing protein → MRSILLTYAGLGLLTSSQLFAQTATNSIDRQKGYDTRLQLTEQSIAKKLEATNIGPTVMSGRVVDLAVDPKNPNHFYAVFASGGLWETFNNGATFSPLFQDQAVMTIGDIAVDWKSGTIWLGSGESNSSRSSYAGNGVYKSTDGGLTWEHLGLEDSHHIGRVVVHPTNPAIAWVASMGHLYSGNSERGIYLTTDGGKTWKQTLFVDENTSAVDLVQDPQHADVLYAAMWERERKAWNFKGNGEGSGIYKSIDGGKTWEKISSGKNGFPSDAGVGRIGLAVSYQNSNKVYALLDNQNRREVKKGKEEKVVTKEGLRKMSSKAFLKLSDDEINAFLDRHNFPNKYEATMIKEKVVAEEIVPAALVDYLEDANAMLFDTPVKGAELYVSEDGGKTWNKTHEGYIDDLYYSYGYYFGNMCVSPHDDDKVYIMGVPILKSADGGKTWKNIHHSNTHADHHALWINSELEGHLVLGNDGGVNISYDDGENWTKCNTLPVGQFYSVAVDNERIYNVYGGLQDNGVWFGPHNYKYSTGWQQEGEYAYKGIMGGDGMQVQIDPRDNRTVYTGYQFGNYYRIDKESGSSKYITPKHELGERPLRFNWQTPIHLSKHNPDVLYMGSHRFHRSLDKGENWEALSDDLTQGGKKGNVPYGTLTSIDESPLRFGLVYVGSDDGLVHVSKDGGYTWQNISLGLDKNQWVSRVEASNHSKSRVYVALNGYRFDNFEPMLYVSENFGSSWKNIGANFPKEPINVVLEDPIKENILYIGTDHAVYVSLDRGESFMLLDENMPRVAIHDLAFQKEAKDLVIGTHGRSIYRMNVKHLQELDQVQEETVHVFAVNEQTYSKRWGKSRGWSQWFGIWEPTVSVPVYAKSAGEGFLTVMDETGKTLVNKEVVLAKGLQYIDYGLTYTSSESSELSASVKKEETAEEATKDVYLSAGKYTIKVEMEGKASETVLVIKEAKKKEGRKPMKKIP, encoded by the coding sequence ATGAGAAGTATCTTACTAACATATGCTGGTTTGGGGCTATTGACCAGCTCTCAGCTGTTTGCCCAGACGGCTACCAATTCAATTGACAGACAAAAAGGTTATGACACAAGGCTGCAACTGACTGAGCAGTCTATAGCCAAGAAACTGGAAGCTACCAACATCGGTCCGACAGTAATGAGTGGAAGAGTGGTAGACCTTGCAGTTGACCCTAAAAACCCTAATCATTTCTACGCAGTATTTGCTTCTGGAGGACTTTGGGAGACATTCAATAATGGAGCAACATTTTCTCCACTTTTTCAGGATCAGGCAGTAATGACCATTGGAGATATTGCGGTCGACTGGAAAAGCGGTACTATCTGGCTAGGTTCAGGGGAGAGTAACTCAAGCCGTTCTTCTTATGCGGGTAATGGTGTCTATAAAAGTACAGACGGAGGGCTAACATGGGAGCACCTTGGTTTGGAAGACTCCCATCATATTGGCAGGGTAGTAGTACACCCCACAAATCCTGCTATTGCTTGGGTTGCTTCAATGGGACACCTGTACTCTGGTAATTCTGAAAGAGGAATATACCTGACGACAGATGGAGGAAAGACATGGAAACAAACTTTGTTTGTAGATGAGAATACCAGTGCTGTTGATTTGGTACAGGACCCTCAGCATGCAGATGTGTTGTATGCTGCCATGTGGGAACGTGAGCGTAAGGCTTGGAATTTTAAGGGCAATGGTGAAGGCTCTGGTATCTATAAGTCGATAGATGGAGGAAAAACATGGGAGAAAATTTCATCAGGCAAGAATGGTTTTCCTTCTGATGCTGGTGTGGGACGTATAGGTTTGGCTGTATCTTACCAGAACAGTAATAAGGTATACGCCTTGCTAGATAACCAGAACAGGAGAGAGGTAAAGAAAGGAAAGGAAGAGAAAGTTGTGACAAAAGAAGGCTTGAGGAAAATGTCTTCCAAGGCATTCTTAAAGTTGTCAGATGATGAAATCAACGCCTTTTTGGATCGTCACAATTTTCCGAACAAGTATGAGGCGACGATGATTAAGGAGAAAGTCGTAGCTGAGGAGATTGTGCCTGCTGCTTTGGTGGATTATTTGGAAGATGCCAATGCTATGTTGTTTGATACGCCTGTAAAAGGCGCTGAACTGTACGTTTCGGAAGATGGAGGCAAGACATGGAACAAGACACATGAAGGTTATATAGATGATTTGTATTACAGCTATGGCTATTACTTTGGTAATATGTGTGTATCTCCTCATGATGATGATAAGGTGTATATCATGGGTGTGCCGATCCTGAAATCTGCTGATGGAGGCAAGACATGGAAGAATATTCATCACAGTAATACACACGCAGACCATCATGCGCTTTGGATCAACTCTGAATTGGAAGGGCACTTGGTACTAGGTAACGACGGTGGTGTCAATATCAGTTATGATGATGGGGAAAACTGGACAAAGTGTAACACGCTGCCTGTTGGTCAGTTTTATTCAGTGGCTGTAGACAATGAAAGAATTTACAATGTATATGGTGGCTTGCAGGATAATGGAGTCTGGTTTGGCCCTCATAATTATAAATACTCTACAGGCTGGCAGCAGGAAGGTGAGTACGCTTACAAAGGAATAATGGGGGGGGACGGTATGCAGGTGCAGATTGACCCTAGAGATAACAGGACTGTTTATACAGGTTATCAGTTTGGCAATTACTACCGCATTGATAAGGAAAGCGGAAGTTCCAAGTATATTACTCCTAAGCATGAGTTGGGCGAACGTCCTTTGCGTTTTAACTGGCAGACGCCTATCCATCTTTCCAAGCACAACCCTGATGTACTGTATATGGGTTCTCACCGATTCCACCGCTCATTGGACAAAGGTGAAAATTGGGAAGCACTTTCTGATGACCTGACGCAAGGTGGTAAAAAGGGCAATGTACCTTACGGTACCCTTACTTCCATTGACGAATCACCACTTCGTTTTGGTTTGGTGTATGTAGGTTCAGATGATGGATTGGTACATGTCAGTAAGGACGGTGGATACACTTGGCAAAACATCTCTTTGGGACTTGATAAGAATCAATGGGTGAGTCGTGTGGAAGCATCCAACCATAGCAAGTCAAGGGTATATGTAGCATTGAACGGTTACCGTTTTGATAACTTTGAGCCAATGCTGTATGTGTCTGAGAACTTTGGTTCCTCTTGGAAAAACATTGGGGCTAACTTTCCAAAAGAGCCGATCAATGTCGTGCTGGAAGATCCCATCAAGGAGAATATCCTGTATATTGGAACAGACCACGCCGTATATGTTAGCCTTGACAGGGGTGAAAGCTTTATGTTGCTGGATGAGAATATGCCACGTGTAGCCATACATGACTTAGCTTTTCAGAAGGAAGCCAAAGACTTGGTGATCGGTACACACGGACGTTCAATTTACAGAATGAATGTCAAGCACCTTCAGGAGCTTGATCAGGTACAGGAAGAAACGGTACATGTATTTGCCGTCAATGAGCAGACCTATAGCAAGCGTTGGGGCAAGTCAAGAGGTTGGAGTCAATGGTTTGGTATCTGGGAGCCAACAGTTTCAGTTCCAGTTTATGCCAAGAGTGCTGGTGAAGGATTTTTGACGGTAATGGATGAAACAGGCAAAACACTTGTCAATAAGGAAGTAGTACTGGCGAAAGGTTTGCAATACATTGATTATGGATTGACTTACACAAGTAGTGAAAGCAGCGAGCTTTCGGCATCTGTGAAGAAAGAGGAAACAGCGGAAGAAGCAACAAAAGATGTTTACCTCTCTGCAGGTAAGTACACGATCAAGGTAGAAATGGAGGGCAAGGCAAGTGAAACAGTGCTTGTCATCAAGGAAGCCAAGAAAAAAGAGGGAAGGAAGCCGATGAAAAAGATTCCTTAA
- a CDS encoding LexA family protein, with product MVKFFAEYVNAGFPSPADDFQEDDIRLDDYLVQNRPATFIVRVKGESMMGAGIFDGDLLVVDRSIEARHNHVILGCLNGEFTVKRLWRKESRIWLKAENPGYKAVEITEGMDFRIWGVVTFSIRHHQLFKK from the coding sequence ATGGTTAAGTTTTTTGCAGAATATGTAAATGCAGGTTTTCCTTCACCTGCAGATGACTTTCAGGAAGATGATATTCGGCTGGATGACTACCTCGTACAAAACAGACCAGCCACATTTATTGTCAGGGTAAAAGGAGAATCCATGATGGGGGCTGGCATATTTGATGGTGACTTACTGGTAGTAGACCGATCTATAGAAGCCCGACATAACCATGTTATTCTTGGCTGCTTAAATGGAGAGTTTACAGTGAAAAGGCTTTGGCGGAAAGAATCAAGAATCTGGCTGAAAGCTGAAAACCCCGGCTACAAGGCTGTAGAAATTACAGAAGGAATGGACTTCAGGATATGGGGAGTGGTCACGTTCAGTATCAGGCACCACCAACTGTTCAAAAAATAA
- a CDS encoding HIRAN domain-containing protein produces the protein MGYKRSMVQLYEGFVAGYQYHEGPQVEHEMRKGEALRLVWEKENVHDPFAIAVYYKDSQLGYVPKIFSKEVCNILASRRELAVTFIGLNEYAEPWERVAFEICELR, from the coding sequence ATGGGATACAAAAGATCAATGGTTCAATTGTACGAGGGGTTTGTGGCAGGGTATCAGTACCATGAAGGACCTCAGGTAGAACATGAAATGAGAAAAGGAGAGGCTTTGCGGTTAGTGTGGGAAAAGGAAAACGTACATGACCCTTTTGCGATTGCTGTCTACTATAAGGATAGCCAGTTAGGGTATGTGCCTAAAATTTTCAGCAAGGAAGTGTGTAATATATTGGCGTCTCGCCGTGAGTTGGCAGTGACTTTTATAGGGCTGAATGAGTATGCGGAGCCATGGGAGCGGGTTGCATTTGAGATTTGCGAATTACGATAA
- a CDS encoding M16 family metallopeptidase produces MEYSIHTFPNGIRVIHKQVKSTKIAHCGIILNIGSRDEKPHQQGIAHFWEHMAFKGTTRRKAFHILNRLDSVGGEINAYTTKDKICFYASALEEHFDKSAELVADISFHSVFPEKEIIKERGVILEEMSMYLDDPADAIADEFDEVVYKNHQLGKNILGDKESVMRFTQQDFFDFIDENLSTDEVVFSSVSSLPMSKVVKVAEKYFSKIPANTFPRQRVPFTGYEPEFRQQVKSISQAHCILGGEAYSFHDDKRLPFFLLTNMLGGPGMNSRLSLQIREKYGYVYDIASSYTSFEDTGLHTIYFATEEKTLNRCINLVEKELRKICDQPLGIRQLHTAKQQLMGQIAMGEESNLSMMLGMGKSLLNKDDLEPLEVLFNKIESITAQQIMDVANETMTHDKLSTLIYFPKAAE; encoded by the coding sequence ATGGAGTACAGCATACATACATTTCCGAACGGCATCAGGGTAATCCACAAGCAGGTGAAAAGCACCAAGATTGCACACTGCGGCATCATCCTGAACATTGGTAGCCGTGACGAAAAGCCACATCAGCAAGGCATAGCCCACTTCTGGGAACACATGGCTTTTAAAGGCACCACCAGACGTAAGGCTTTTCATATCCTGAACAGGCTAGACTCGGTGGGTGGAGAAATCAACGCCTATACTACCAAAGACAAAATCTGCTTCTATGCTTCGGCTTTGGAAGAGCATTTCGATAAGTCTGCGGAACTCGTAGCAGATATTTCTTTCCACTCCGTGTTCCCTGAGAAAGAGATCATCAAGGAAAGAGGCGTAATTCTGGAAGAAATGTCGATGTACTTGGATGACCCGGCAGATGCCATTGCAGATGAGTTTGATGAGGTTGTCTATAAAAATCATCAGCTGGGTAAAAACATCTTGGGAGACAAGGAAAGTGTTATGCGTTTTACGCAGCAGGACTTCTTTGACTTTATTGATGAGAACCTGAGTACAGATGAAGTAGTATTCTCTTCAGTAAGCAGCTTGCCAATGTCTAAAGTGGTCAAAGTTGCAGAAAAGTACTTTTCTAAAATCCCTGCCAACACTTTTCCACGCCAGCGTGTACCATTTACAGGATACGAACCTGAGTTCAGACAGCAAGTAAAATCCATTTCACAGGCACACTGCATCTTGGGAGGTGAAGCCTATTCTTTCCATGATGATAAAAGGTTACCATTTTTCCTGTTGACCAATATGTTGGGCGGACCAGGCATGAACTCTCGCCTAAGCCTTCAGATTCGTGAAAAGTACGGGTACGTTTATGATATTGCTTCCAGCTATACTTCATTTGAAGACACCGGACTCCATACGATCTACTTCGCTACAGAAGAGAAGACGCTAAACCGTTGTATCAATCTTGTGGAGAAAGAACTGCGAAAAATATGTGACCAGCCACTTGGGATAAGGCAGTTACATACTGCCAAGCAACAATTGATGGGACAAATCGCGATGGGGGAAGAAAGCAATCTAAGCATGATGCTTGGTATGGGCAAAAGCCTTCTTAACAAGGATGATCTTGAACCTTTGGAAGTGCTCTTCAATAAGATTGAAAGTATCACTGCACAGCAAATCATGGATGTCGCTAATGAGACCATGACCCATGATAAACTCAGTACGCTGATCTACTTCCCAAAAGCGGCAGAATAA
- a CDS encoding DUF4136 domain-containing protein yields MAQVKSEYKKGIDFSKYETYSFGGWHEDGDSPLGDKNKSAVEQQLKKELKSRGLVQTDQQPDAYFILLIVLQNDAGNSMVGNNQMGEFEVHTDKNWSDQVSKDYLKGYFAIEMYDRDTRKLVWKGTVRKIGKAHPEKRATIISKKLKKLMKKFPIK; encoded by the coding sequence ATGGCTCAGGTCAAAAGCGAATACAAAAAGGGAATTGACTTTTCTAAGTATGAAACCTATTCATTTGGAGGTTGGCACGAAGACGGAGACAGTCCGTTGGGAGATAAAAATAAAAGTGCTGTTGAGCAGCAGTTAAAGAAAGAACTTAAAAGTAGGGGATTGGTCCAAACAGATCAGCAGCCAGATGCTTACTTTATATTATTAATTGTGTTGCAAAATGATGCAGGAAATTCAATGGTCGGTAATAACCAGATGGGAGAGTTTGAAGTGCATACCGATAAGAACTGGAGTGATCAGGTCAGTAAGGATTACCTGAAAGGGTACTTTGCAATTGAAATGTATGATCGTGACACACGAAAGCTAGTTTGGAAAGGGACTGTAAGAAAAATAGGTAAGGCACATCCTGAAAAGAGAGCTACGATTATCTCCAAGAAGTTAAAAAAACTGATGAAGAAGTTTCCAATAAAATAA
- a CDS encoding DUF4136 domain-containing protein, with protein sequence MKKTLVVLVLVLLGTTAFSQVKSDYDKDTDFSKYKTYSFAGWQKNSDQQLNDFDKERIQSALKSEFDKRGMTLTEGDADAKIALYLVLDKKTSTTAYTDYMGGMGYGPRWGWGMGPGFGAATTTYNESDYTEGTLVVDMYDASDSKLIWQGVMTTIANEKPKKREKSIPKKIKKLMHQFPVPAK encoded by the coding sequence ATGAAAAAAACACTGGTTGTTCTAGTATTGGTTTTGTTGGGAACTACCGCTTTTTCCCAAGTGAAAAGCGATTATGATAAAGACACTGATTTCTCCAAGTATAAAACCTATTCCTTTGCAGGATGGCAGAAAAACAGTGACCAACAATTGAATGATTTTGATAAGGAACGTATTCAAAGTGCACTAAAATCAGAATTTGACAAACGTGGCATGACACTGACCGAAGGTGACGCCGACGCAAAAATAGCCTTGTACCTAGTCCTTGATAAAAAGACAAGTACAACAGCCTATACCGATTATATGGGAGGGATGGGGTATGGACCGCGTTGGGGCTGGGGTATGGGGCCAGGTTTTGGTGCTGCAACTACTACCTACAATGAGAGCGACTATACAGAAGGAACATTGGTGGTGGATATGTATGATGCCAGTGACAGTAAGCTGATATGGCAGGGCGTGATGACTACCATTGCCAATGAGAAGCCGAAGAAAAGGGAGAAGTCAATTCCTAAGAAAATCAAAAAGCTGATGCACCAGTTTCCGGTTCCTGCCAAGTAG
- a CDS encoding BamA/TamA family outer membrane protein, with protein MKKIYIISLMLLCLTGRDYLLAQSDTTQAQNQKMIQEFSFVPLPVLAANPAVGFMFGVAPSASWLMGSEQTTHRSSAVSTVLYTTKSQFMVFIKSNIFLKDDSWNLMGDWRYFVFSQPTYGLGTGSQSAKLASNGFEYDDGSYSKGIKEAQMIEFNYFRFYESALKRIGDTRFFTGIGYHLDHHSKIKDKLLDLDTVPPVITSHYAYSLDNGFDTDGYTLSGVSVNGLYDSRDNPINPYSGRYAFISFHINPEFLGSDKNSTTLWVEYRDYFSMSKTRPRNLLGLWLFGNFVTSGELPYLDLPAIGWDQFGRSGRAYAQGRFRGENLTYAELEYRFPLQKDKDKFGAVIFANASTASNKEANIDLFENIDPAAGVGLRFMIDKKARTNITLDYGWGKYGAQGFYLNVNETF; from the coding sequence TTGAAAAAGATTTACATTATTAGCCTCATGCTTCTTTGCCTAACAGGCAGAGACTATCTGTTAGCCCAATCAGATACAACCCAAGCACAGAATCAGAAGATGATTCAGGAGTTTTCGTTTGTGCCCTTGCCCGTATTGGCAGCCAACCCCGCAGTAGGTTTTATGTTTGGTGTCGCACCTTCAGCGAGTTGGTTGATGGGGTCGGAACAAACAACACACAGGTCTTCAGCTGTTTCTACAGTACTTTATACAACCAAGAGTCAGTTTATGGTATTTATTAAGAGTAATATATTCCTTAAAGACGATAGCTGGAACCTGATGGGAGATTGGCGGTACTTTGTCTTTTCTCAGCCTACTTATGGTTTGGGAACAGGTTCGCAGTCAGCCAAGTTGGCATCCAATGGGTTTGAATATGATGATGGTAGTTACTCCAAGGGGATAAAAGAGGCGCAGATGATAGAGTTTAACTACTTTCGTTTCTATGAATCAGCCTTGAAAAGGATTGGTGATACCCGCTTTTTTACAGGCATTGGCTATCATCTAGATCACCATTCCAAAATCAAAGACAAGTTGTTGGATCTTGATACGGTTCCTCCTGTGATTACATCACACTATGCTTACTCACTGGATAATGGGTTTGACACTGATGGCTATACCTTATCGGGTGTTTCTGTCAATGGTTTGTACGATAGCCGTGATAACCCAATCAACCCTTACTCAGGAAGGTACGCCTTTATCTCTTTTCATATCAATCCGGAGTTTTTGGGAAGTGATAAGAACTCCACCACCTTGTGGGTCGAATACCGTGATTATTTCTCAATGAGCAAGACAAGACCTCGAAACCTGTTGGGACTATGGTTATTCGGCAATTTTGTGACTAGTGGAGAGTTGCCTTACTTGGACTTGCCTGCCATTGGTTGGGATCAGTTTGGACGATCAGGTAGGGCATATGCACAAGGACGGTTTAGAGGTGAAAACTTGACCTATGCTGAACTGGAATACCGTTTTCCACTTCAGAAGGACAAGGATAAGTTTGGTGCTGTGATCTTTGCAAATGCATCTACAGCTTCCAATAAGGAAGCGAATATTGACCTGTTCGAAAATATCGATCCTGCGGCAGGAGTCGGATTAAGGTTTATGATAGATAAAAAAGCCAGAACAAACATTACGCTTGACTATGGTTGGGGTAAGTATGGGGCACAAGGCTTTTACCTCAATGTAAATGAGACTTTTTAA